Proteins encoded by one window of Pirellulales bacterium:
- a CDS encoding carboxypeptidase M32 yields the protein MADAHLAAYEQLVSHARQTGLLSAVESVLDWDERTYLPAQAGAYRAEQITLLAGLIHERRTDPHVGGWLDELLVSPLAADRHSDTGATIHELKRQYDKVVKLPQALVEELARTTTLGQQAWVSARADNDFASFRPMLEKIVRLKREQADALGYPECRYDALLDDFEPGGSTSRIAAVLSALRQRLAPLVAAIAESGREPNVGILARHYPIDAQRHFGEAAAAAIGFDFRRGRLDVTAHPFCTHLGPNDCRLTTRYDEHHFPGAFFGVLHEAGHGLYEQGLRSDFFGLPPGDSVSLGVHESQSRMWENLVGRSRAFWMHFFPQAQQAFPEALAETSLADFYFAINDVRPSLIRVEADEATYNLHIIIRFELEQALLNDELSVADLPGAWNEKYRQLLGIVPPDDRDGVLQDVHWSAGLIGYFPTYSLGNLFASQFFEAADRDLGGLAAPFARGDFAALLDWLRTKIHRAGRCYTAADLVERVTGKPLSHEPLLAHLRGKFSALYDI from the coding sequence ATGGCAGACGCTCATCTCGCAGCTTACGAACAATTGGTATCGCATGCCCGGCAAACGGGGCTGCTGTCGGCGGTCGAATCCGTGCTGGACTGGGACGAGCGCACCTATCTCCCCGCCCAGGCCGGCGCCTACCGCGCCGAGCAGATCACGCTGTTGGCCGGCTTGATTCACGAGCGCCGCACCGATCCTCACGTCGGCGGGTGGCTTGATGAATTGCTCGTCAGCCCGTTGGCGGCCGACCGTCATTCCGACACCGGCGCAACGATTCACGAACTGAAGCGGCAGTACGACAAGGTCGTGAAGTTGCCGCAAGCGCTGGTGGAAGAATTGGCCCGAACCACGACGCTGGGCCAGCAAGCCTGGGTTTCGGCTCGAGCCGACAATGATTTCGCTTCGTTCCGCCCGATGCTGGAAAAAATTGTCCGGCTGAAGCGCGAACAAGCCGATGCCCTGGGCTATCCCGAATGCCGCTACGATGCGCTGCTGGACGATTTCGAGCCCGGCGGATCAACTTCGCGAATCGCGGCAGTGTTGTCGGCGCTGCGGCAGCGGCTGGCGCCGCTTGTGGCAGCGATCGCCGAAAGCGGACGGGAGCCGAACGTCGGCATCCTCGCGCGGCATTATCCGATCGACGCGCAGCGCCATTTCGGCGAGGCGGCTGCCGCGGCGATCGGCTTCGACTTTCGACGGGGCCGGCTCGACGTAACGGCCCATCCGTTCTGCACGCATCTCGGCCCGAACGATTGCCGCCTGACCACCCGATACGACGAGCATCATTTTCCCGGCGCGTTTTTCGGGGTGCTGCACGAAGCCGGCCACGGGCTGTACGAACAGGGTTTGCGGTCCGACTTTTTCGGTCTGCCCCCGGGCGATTCCGTTTCGCTGGGCGTTCACGAATCGCAATCGCGGATGTGGGAGAACCTGGTGGGCCGCAGCCGGGCGTTTTGGATGCATTTCTTCCCGCAAGCGCAGCAGGCATTTCCCGAGGCGCTTGCCGAAACATCGCTGGCCGATTTCTATTTCGCCATCAACGACGTGCGTCCGTCGCTGATTCGTGTCGAAGCCGATGAAGCGACCTACAACCTGCACATCATCATTCGCTTCGAATTGGAACAGGCGCTGTTGAACGACGAATTATCGGTCGCCGATTTGCCCGGCGCTTGGAATGAAAAATATCGGCAATTGCTGGGCATCGTGCCGCCCGACGATCGCGACGGCGTGCTGCAGGACGTGCACTGGAGCGCGGGCCTGATCGGATATTTTCCGACGTATTCGCTGGGAAACTTGTTCGCATCGCAATTTTTCGAGGCCGCCGACCGCGATCTCGGCGGCTTGGCGGCGCCGTTTGCCCGGGGCGATTTCGCCGCACTGCTCGACTGGCTGCGGACCAAAATTCATCGCGCCGGCCGATGTTATACGGCGGCCGATTTGGTCGAGCGCGTAACCGGCAAGCCCCTATCGCACGAACCGCTGCTGGCACATCTACGCGGCAAGTTCAGCGCGCTGTACGACATTTGA